The following proteins are co-located in the Microbacterium sp. Clip185 genome:
- the dnaA gene encoding chromosomal replication initiator protein DnaA: MTAQDTPDVPVWSAALEILGSDARVSPQMHGFLNLAVAQGVMSGFLYLDVPNDLTAAQLNKRLRPMILEALAQASANEVTGFRVVVNPELIDAHLTAEVPVQTMVIEQPVAAPAPAAEAPDPASARADTRLNPKYTFDRFVIGQSNRFAHAAAVAVAEAPAKAYNPLFIYGDSGLGKTHLLHAIGDYALSLYPGIRVRYVSSEEFTNDFINSIANNRGSAFQARYRDVDILLIDDIQFLQGRAETQEAFFHTFNTLHDHDKQVVITSDVPPKHLTGFEDRMRSRFEWGLITDVQAPDLETRIAILRKKAQNERLQIPPEVMEYIATVVSSNIRELEGALIRVSAFASLNRSTLDMSLAQQVLRDIVDQDDTNVISPTDIITATAQYFKLSVDDLYGSSRSQAIATARQIAMYLCRERTNLSLPKIGQLFGNRDHTTVMYAYKKISDLMKERRSIYNQVSEITAQLGRAGR, translated from the coding sequence ATGACCGCGCAAGACACTCCCGACGTCCCGGTGTGGTCGGCGGCTCTCGAGATCCTCGGCAGTGACGCCAGGGTCTCGCCGCAGATGCACGGGTTCCTCAACCTGGCGGTCGCGCAGGGTGTGATGTCGGGGTTCCTCTACCTCGACGTCCCCAACGACCTCACCGCCGCGCAGCTCAACAAGCGCCTTCGCCCGATGATCCTCGAAGCCCTCGCCCAGGCGTCCGCGAACGAGGTCACCGGCTTCAGAGTCGTCGTCAATCCCGAGTTGATCGATGCGCACCTGACCGCAGAGGTGCCGGTACAGACCATGGTCATCGAGCAACCGGTCGCCGCACCCGCGCCGGCCGCAGAAGCGCCGGACCCCGCATCCGCGAGGGCCGATACGCGTCTGAACCCCAAGTACACCTTCGATCGGTTCGTCATCGGCCAGTCCAACCGATTCGCCCATGCGGCGGCGGTCGCCGTCGCCGAAGCACCCGCCAAGGCCTACAACCCGCTCTTCATCTACGGCGACTCGGGGCTCGGCAAGACCCACCTCCTGCACGCGATCGGCGACTACGCCCTGAGCCTGTACCCCGGCATCCGCGTGCGCTACGTCTCCAGCGAAGAGTTCACGAACGACTTCATCAACTCGATCGCCAACAACCGCGGCTCCGCGTTCCAGGCGCGCTATCGCGACGTCGACATCCTCCTGATCGACGACATCCAGTTCCTGCAGGGCCGCGCCGAGACGCAGGAAGCCTTCTTCCACACCTTCAACACGCTTCATGACCACGACAAGCAGGTCGTGATCACCAGCGACGTCCCGCCGAAGCACCTCACCGGCTTCGAGGATCGGATGCGCAGCCGCTTCGAGTGGGGTCTGATCACAGACGTCCAGGCGCCGGACCTCGAGACCCGCATCGCGATCCTCCGCAAGAAGGCGCAGAACGAGCGACTCCAGATCCCGCCGGAGGTCATGGAGTACATCGCGACCGTCGTCTCCAGCAACATCCGCGAGCTCGAGGGCGCCCTCATCCGGGTCTCGGCCTTCGCCAGCCTGAATCGGTCGACGCTCGACATGTCTCTGGCGCAGCAGGTGCTGCGCGACATCGTCGACCAGGACGACACCAACGTCATCTCGCCGACGGACATCATCACGGCTACGGCGCAGTACTTCAAGCTCTCGGTCGACGACCTGTACGGCTCCAGCCGGTCGCAGGCGATCGCGACTGCTCGACAGATCGCGATGTATCTGTGCCGGGAGCGCACGAATCTCTCCTTGCCGAAGATCGGTCAGCTCTTCGGCAATCGAGATCACACGACCGTCATGTACGCATACAAGAAGATCAGCGACCTCATGAAGGAGCGCCGCTCGATCTACAACCAGGTCTCGGAGATCACCGCCCAGCTCGGCAGAGCAGGACGCTGA
- the rpmH gene encoding 50S ribosomal protein L34, translated as MSKRTFQPNNRRRAKKHGFRARMRTRAGRAILSARRAKGRTELSA; from the coding sequence ATGAGCAAGCGTACGTTCCAGCCCAACAACCGCCGTCGCGCCAAGAAGCACGGCTTCCGCGCTCGTATGCGCACCCGCGCCGGCCGCGCCATCCTTTCGGCACGCCGCGCCAAGGGCCGCACCGAGCTCTCGGCCTGA
- the rnpA gene encoding ribonuclease P protein component: MRCSGPHTVTYVVASGDDRAARFGFIVSKKVGTAVVRNRIRRRLKAICASALPTVVRGADVVVRVLPGGADASFAELDAEVKRCLARRAS, translated from the coding sequence GTGCGATGTTCCGGACCCCACACCGTCACGTACGTGGTGGCATCCGGTGACGATCGTGCCGCACGGTTCGGATTCATCGTGAGCAAGAAGGTCGGCACGGCGGTCGTCCGCAATCGCATCCGCCGGCGACTCAAAGCAATCTGCGCGTCCGCGCTCCCGACAGTGGTCAGGGGCGCGGACGTTGTCGTGCGTGTCCTGCCCGGCGGAGCAGACGCGTCGTTCGCCGAGCTCGACGCCGAAGTGAAGCGATGCCTCGCTCGGAGGGCCTCGTGA
- the yidD gene encoding membrane protein insertion efficiency factor YidD, with protein sequence MASIGDATMPEHAWIRAIPLLPRNIMLGLLHGYRATISHTYGDVCKYYPSCSAYAVGAVQQHGAVKGAALTAARIARCHPWAEGGIDDPPAHKHFSHALTRHGFVVPLRKD encoded by the coding sequence ATGGCGTCCATCGGCGACGCGACCATGCCGGAACACGCATGGATCCGCGCGATCCCGCTGCTGCCGCGCAACATCATGCTCGGTCTTCTCCATGGTTACCGTGCGACGATCTCGCATACGTACGGCGATGTCTGCAAGTACTACCCGTCCTGCTCCGCCTACGCGGTGGGGGCGGTTCAGCAGCACGGTGCGGTGAAGGGCGCGGCGCTGACCGCCGCTCGGATCGCTCGGTGCCACCCCTGGGCCGAGGGCGGGATCGATGATCCGCCCGCCCACAAGCACTTCTCCCACGCACTGACCCGGCACGGATTCGTCGTGCCACTGAGAAAGGACTGA